A single genomic interval of Peribacillus sp. FSL H8-0477 harbors:
- the rnz gene encoding ribonuclease Z, with translation MDFVFLGTGAGIPAKARNVSAIALELLEERGAVWLFDCGEATQHQILRTPVKPRRIEKIFITHLHGDHIFGLPGLLSSRSFQGGTEELIIYGPTGIEEFVLTSLRVSGTRVLYPLQFVEVTEGVVFEDETFIVTAMPLDHGIFCLGYRIVEKDRPGVLLVDKLRSEGIKPGPLFKRLKNGEDVQLEDGRILSGKNYLGEPQKGRVITILGDTRPCEAVDILAENADYLVHEATFSEKDVKIAHDYYHSTTVQAAETASRAGVKQLILTHISSRYLADDIIQLQNEAAAVFPETMIAEDLLSVKIPLN, from the coding sequence GTGGATTTTGTTTTTTTAGGAACAGGTGCAGGAATACCGGCTAAAGCAAGAAATGTATCTGCCATTGCCCTAGAACTGCTTGAAGAACGGGGTGCTGTTTGGTTATTTGATTGTGGAGAGGCTACTCAACATCAGATATTAAGGACTCCAGTGAAACCGAGACGAATTGAAAAGATTTTCATTACTCATTTGCACGGCGATCATATCTTCGGTCTGCCAGGACTTTTAAGCAGCCGTTCGTTTCAAGGCGGGACAGAGGAATTAATCATATATGGACCAACAGGCATTGAAGAATTTGTGTTAACAAGCCTAAGGGTTAGTGGAACCCGAGTTTTGTATCCTTTGCAATTTGTAGAGGTTACAGAAGGGGTTGTGTTTGAAGATGAAACGTTTATCGTGACTGCTATGCCGCTTGATCATGGTATATTTTGTCTTGGATATCGAATCGTCGAAAAGGACCGTCCAGGTGTGCTGCTTGTTGATAAATTACGATCAGAAGGAATAAAGCCCGGCCCGTTATTCAAGCGCTTGAAAAATGGCGAGGATGTACAGCTTGAGGATGGGAGAATTCTGAGTGGGAAGAATTATCTGGGAGAACCGCAAAAGGGAAGAGTGATTACCATTTTAGGTGACACGAGACCATGTGAGGCAGTAGATATCTTAGCTGAAAATGCGGATTACCTCGTACATGAAGCGACTTTTTCTGAAAAAGATGTGAAGATTGCACATGATTATTATCATTCCACTACTGTCCAGGCAGCTGAAACTGCTAGTCGCGCTGGAGTGAAACAGTTAATCTTGACGCATATTAGTTCACGCTATCTAGCAGACGATATCATCCAGCTGCAAAATGAAGCCGCTGCTGTTTTTCCTGAAACAATGATTGCTGAAGACCTATTGTCAGTGAAAATCCCCTTAAATTAA
- the zwf gene encoding glucose-6-phosphate dehydrogenase, with amino-acid sequence MTTANKPTALIVIFGATGDLAKRKLFPSIYRLFQKEKMGNFAVVGVARRPLTEEEFQANVKDSVTTFAGATENIDEFASHFYYHSHDVTNEASYIKLREMAESLDEQYKLSGNRIFYLAMAPEFFGTIAEQLKAQNLTETKGYKRLVIEKPFGTSFESAQILNAKIRTAFSEDEIYRIDHYLGKEMVQNIEVIRFSNALFEPLWNSRYISNIQVTSSEVLGVEERGRYYETSGALRDMVQNHLMQMVALLAMEPPIRLETEEIRSEKVRALRSLRPLKEDEVGQYFVRGQYDEGVVDGETLPAYRNEHMVDPHSNTETFVAGKLMIDNFRWAGVPFYIRTGKRMEAKSTRIVVQFKDIPMNLYYKPNETLNPNLLVIHIQPEEGITLHLNAKKSGKNIETQPVQLAYSSSKVDRINTPEAYEKLLFDSMRGDATNFTHWDEVALSWKFVDTISEVWENTKETSFPNYPAGSTGPKSADQLLEEDGNFWWHIDKFEPKDC; translated from the coding sequence GTGACAACAGCGAATAAACCGACTGCATTAATCGTCATCTTCGGTGCTACTGGTGATTTAGCGAAGCGGAAATTATTTCCTTCCATCTATCGGTTGTTCCAAAAAGAGAAAATGGGTAACTTTGCTGTCGTTGGTGTAGCAAGAAGACCATTAACCGAAGAAGAGTTCCAAGCAAATGTGAAAGATTCAGTAACAACATTCGCAGGAGCTACAGAAAACATCGATGAGTTTGCTTCCCATTTCTATTATCATTCTCATGATGTAACCAATGAAGCATCCTACATAAAACTTCGGGAAATGGCAGAAAGTCTAGATGAGCAGTATAAATTATCAGGTAATCGTATTTTTTACCTAGCGATGGCTCCTGAATTTTTCGGAACAATTGCTGAGCAATTAAAAGCCCAAAACTTGACCGAAACAAAGGGTTATAAACGTCTGGTTATCGAAAAACCATTTGGCACAAGCTTCGAATCGGCTCAAATATTAAACGCTAAAATCCGGACTGCCTTTTCAGAAGATGAAATTTATCGAATCGACCATTATCTTGGTAAAGAAATGGTCCAAAATATAGAAGTTATTCGCTTCTCCAATGCTTTATTTGAACCGCTTTGGAACAGCCGTTACATTTCTAACATCCAAGTCACATCTAGTGAGGTTCTTGGCGTGGAAGAACGGGGCCGTTACTACGAAACCAGCGGTGCACTGCGTGATATGGTGCAAAACCATTTAATGCAAATGGTTGCGCTTCTTGCAATGGAACCGCCAATCCGCTTAGAAACTGAAGAGATCCGGAGTGAAAAAGTACGTGCTCTTCGTTCGCTTCGCCCGCTCAAAGAAGATGAGGTTGGCCAATACTTTGTCCGTGGACAGTACGACGAAGGTGTCGTGGATGGAGAAACATTACCTGCCTATCGTAATGAACATATGGTAGATCCTCATTCAAACACGGAAACATTTGTAGCTGGTAAGCTGATGATTGACAATTTCCGTTGGGCTGGCGTTCCTTTTTACATCCGTACAGGAAAAAGAATGGAAGCTAAATCAACAAGAATTGTTGTTCAATTTAAAGATATTCCTATGAATTTGTATTACAAGCCTAATGAAACGTTAAACCCGAATCTGCTTGTCATTCACATTCAGCCAGAGGAAGGAATCACACTTCACCTTAACGCGAAAAAATCCGGTAAAAACATTGAAACACAGCCTGTTCAATTGGCATACTCCAGCAGTAAAGTCGACCGCATCAACACTCCAGAAGCATATGAAAAGCTTCTGTTTGACAGTATGCGCGGCGATGCAACTAACTTCACTCATTGGGATGAAGTAGCCCTATCTTGGAAATTTGTCGATACGATTTCTGAAGTATGGGAAAACACAAAAGAAACAAGCTTCCCGAATTATCCAGCCGGCAGCACCGGTCCAAAAAGTGCTGATCAACTTCTAGAAGAAGACGGAAACTTCTGGTGGCATATTGATAAATTTGAACCTAAAGATTGTTAA
- a CDS encoding asparagine synthase, translating to MDIREGAIPAALGTAVTAAGYAMKQTRGSNKMIANTIFGFGLAHVVLGVIDLVEHRH from the coding sequence ATGGATATTCGTGAAGGCGCAATTCCTGCTGCACTTGGAACAGCTGTTACCGCGGCTGGTTATGCAATGAAACAAACGCGGGGTTCAAATAAGATGATCGCAAATACCATCTTTGGCTTCGGCCTGGCACATGTCGTACTCGGTGTAATTGACTTAGTCGAGCACCGCCATTAA
- the gndA gene encoding NADP-dependent phosphogluconate dehydrogenase: MTKQQIGVIGLAVMGKNLAFNIESRGYSISVYNRSKEKTEDMMKEAEGKNVYPAYTMEDFVASLEKPRKILLMVKAGGPTDATIEQLKPLLDKGDIVIDGGNTFFRDTQRRNDELSKLGIHFIGTGVSGGEEGALTGPSIMPGGQLEAYELVAPILKAISAKVDGDACCTYIGPDGAGHYVKMVHNGIEYGDMQLISEVYFLLKHVVGLSAEELHEVFAEWNKGELDSYLIEITADIFKKYDEETGKPMVDVILDKAGQKGTGKWTSQSALDLGVPLPIITESVFARYISSLKDERTAASKLLSGPTISAFDGDKAVYIESVRKALYMSKICSYAQGFAQMKAASEEYNWNLSYGEIAMIFRGGCIIRAQFLQKIKDAFDRDANLNNLLLDPYFQNIVEGYQGALREVVSSAVLNGIPVPGLSAALSYFDSYRTETLPANLIQAQRDYFGAHTYQRVDKEGTFHTEWMEK, from the coding sequence TTGACTAAACAGCAAATAGGTGTAATTGGACTCGCAGTAATGGGTAAAAATTTAGCCTTTAATATTGAAAGCAGAGGATATTCTATTTCCGTTTATAATCGTTCGAAAGAAAAAACGGAAGATATGATGAAAGAAGCAGAAGGAAAAAATGTTTATCCTGCTTACACAATGGAAGACTTTGTTGCTTCCCTTGAAAAACCACGTAAGATTTTACTTATGGTTAAGGCGGGTGGACCGACTGATGCGACCATCGAACAGTTAAAACCGCTTCTAGATAAAGGCGATATTGTGATCGATGGAGGGAATACCTTCTTCAGAGATACTCAGCGCCGTAATGATGAGTTAAGCAAGCTTGGTATCCATTTCATTGGAACGGGTGTATCAGGCGGAGAAGAGGGTGCATTAACGGGTCCTTCTATCATGCCTGGCGGTCAACTAGAAGCATATGAACTTGTTGCACCGATTTTAAAAGCCATTTCTGCCAAAGTTGACGGAGATGCGTGCTGTACATATATCGGACCCGATGGTGCGGGCCATTATGTAAAAATGGTACATAACGGAATTGAATATGGAGATATGCAGTTGATCTCTGAGGTCTATTTCCTTTTGAAACATGTAGTCGGTCTTTCAGCCGAGGAATTGCATGAAGTATTTGCAGAGTGGAATAAAGGAGAATTAGACAGCTATCTAATAGAAATTACGGCAGATATCTTCAAGAAGTACGATGAAGAAACTGGTAAGCCGATGGTAGATGTCATTCTTGATAAAGCAGGACAAAAAGGCACTGGTAAATGGACAAGTCAGAGCGCGCTTGACCTTGGTGTACCGCTTCCGATTATTACAGAATCAGTATTTGCCCGCTATATTTCTAGTCTTAAAGACGAACGTACAGCAGCAAGCAAGCTGTTAAGCGGTCCAACTATTTCTGCGTTTGACGGAGACAAAGCCGTCTATATCGAAAGTGTTCGGAAGGCTCTTTACATGAGTAAGATTTGTTCATATGCTCAAGGATTTGCCCAAATGAAAGCAGCTTCAGAGGAGTACAATTGGAATTTAAGTTATGGTGAAATCGCCATGATCTTCCGGGGTGGATGTATTATCCGCGCACAATTCTTACAAAAGATTAAAGATGCTTTCGATCGTGATGCGAATCTTAATAACCTGCTTCTTGATCCGTACTTCCAGAATATTGTGGAAGGCTACCAAGGGGCGCTTAGAGAAGTCGTTTCTTCAGCTGTACTTAACGGAATTCCTGTTCCAGGATTATCTGCTGCCTTATCTTACTTTGACAGCTACCGGACAGAAACGCTGCCCGCAAACCTGATTCAGGCCCAACGTGATTACTTTGGTGCTCATACGTACCAACGTGTTGATAAAGAAGGAACATTCCATACAGAATGGATGGAAAAATAA
- a CDS encoding DNA polymerase IV, translated as MNQMYPKNGRVILHVDMNSFYASVEMAHNPMLKGKPLAVAGNVEERRGIIVTCSYEARKFGVKTTMPLWEAKKLCPSLVVMKPNFERYRTASSAIFDLLRSITEQVEPVSIDEGYLDISDCAEMGTPIEIAETIQNRILQTMDLPCSIGIAPNKFLAKTASDMKKPLGITILRKRDVPKILWPYEVGEMHGIGNKTAEKLNAVGIRTIGDLAHAPDGLMKQLLGINGTRLKNRAMGIDDRLVDPESIYEHKSIGNSTTLPKDTNSQKELTAVLGRLSLKVAQRLKNKSLVGHKIGVTIRYKDRRTVTRSRLVANAFSESEEIHALAIELFTKHWNGEDVRLLGVTAFEVIEKESAYKQLDLFSYEKEAVKEPLYNVMQQLQSKYGKGIIKKGLPPVRKTGQADTSFSKDFLD; from the coding sequence ATGAATCAGATGTATCCGAAAAATGGCAGAGTCATTCTACATGTTGATATGAATAGCTTTTATGCATCTGTTGAAATGGCCCATAACCCCATGTTAAAGGGAAAACCGCTGGCAGTAGCAGGCAATGTAGAGGAACGACGGGGAATTATTGTGACTTGCAGCTATGAGGCACGAAAATTCGGCGTTAAAACAACGATGCCGCTTTGGGAAGCTAAAAAGCTTTGTCCTAGTCTAGTTGTGATGAAACCTAATTTCGAACGGTATCGAACGGCTTCATCTGCAATTTTTGACCTCTTACGATCGATTACTGAACAGGTTGAGCCGGTATCGATTGATGAAGGGTACCTTGATATAAGTGATTGTGCGGAAATGGGGACACCAATTGAGATTGCCGAAACAATCCAAAACCGCATCCTTCAAACCATGGATCTGCCTTGCAGTATTGGAATTGCACCTAATAAATTTCTAGCTAAAACGGCTTCTGATATGAAAAAACCGCTTGGGATAACGATTTTAAGGAAAAGGGATGTACCTAAAATTCTGTGGCCATATGAAGTGGGCGAGATGCATGGAATCGGGAATAAGACAGCGGAAAAGTTAAACGCTGTGGGGATTCGGACGATCGGTGATCTGGCACATGCCCCTGATGGTCTCATGAAGCAGCTGCTTGGCATAAATGGGACAAGATTGAAAAATAGGGCAATGGGTATTGATGATCGCTTGGTGGACCCAGAATCTATTTATGAACATAAGAGTATTGGTAATTCGACTACGCTTCCAAAGGATACAAATAGTCAAAAGGAGCTGACAGCTGTTCTGGGAAGACTCTCATTAAAAGTTGCCCAGCGGTTGAAGAATAAAAGTTTGGTCGGTCACAAGATCGGTGTTACGATTCGTTATAAGGATCGCCGAACGGTTACACGGAGCAGATTGGTCGCCAATGCTTTTTCAGAGAGTGAAGAAATTCATGCACTAGCGATCGAGTTATTCACCAAACATTGGAATGGTGAAGACGTCCGGCTCCTTGGTGTCACAGCTTTCGAGGTAATCGAAAAGGAATCAGCTTATAAACAGCTGGATTTATTTTCATATGAAAAGGAAGCTGTTAAGGAACCGTTGTATAATGTAATGCAGCAGCTGCAGAGCAAATATGGCAAGGGAATAATAAAAAAAGGACTTCCTCCCGTTCGTAAAACCGGTCAGGCAGATACAAGCTTCAGTAAAGATTTTCTTGATTAA
- a CDS encoding chemotaxis protein CheW → MSKLTKVVVFMVGGAEYALPIECVQSIENPGDITPAQAPDYIAGMCVVRGEILPLVHTQRLFDSFKGNKDGQLKWIILSLDQQQVGLIVDEAKEILDISGIEVKQLGMLGLANRNYFLGVANVNARLITIMDPQKLFMLNGVENLNTHSHP, encoded by the coding sequence ATGAGCAAGCTAACGAAAGTAGTAGTGTTCATGGTTGGAGGTGCAGAATATGCCCTGCCGATTGAGTGTGTACAATCAATTGAAAATCCTGGAGACATTACACCTGCACAAGCTCCTGATTACATAGCTGGAATGTGTGTAGTAAGAGGGGAAATCCTTCCCTTAGTTCATACACAAAGACTATTTGATTCCTTTAAAGGGAACAAGGATGGTCAGCTTAAATGGATCATTTTAAGTCTAGACCAGCAGCAAGTGGGGTTAATCGTTGATGAAGCCAAAGAAATCTTGGATATCTCAGGCATCGAGGTTAAACAATTGGGAATGCTCGGACTTGCTAACCGAAATTATTTTCTTGGTGTAGCGAATGTGAATGCCCGTTTAATTACGATTATGGATCCCCAAAAGTTATTTATGCTGAATGGAGTAGAAAATCTAAACACGCACAGTCATCCTTAA